From a region of the Haematobia irritans isolate KBUSLIRL chromosome 4, ASM5000362v1, whole genome shotgun sequence genome:
- the LOC142234567 gene encoding uncharacterized protein LOC142234567, whose protein sequence is MKLFVVALALVAVVAADVSELGYNYPQPGGGGGGGGHGGSHGGGSFGGAHNGGGSFGGSHGGGGSFGGSHGGGSFGGSHGGATHGGSFGGSHGGGSKGGSFGGSHGGSSFGGSHGSATAPSRSYVPPAAPSAPSRSYVPPSAPGPAPSFHSGGSSHHGGSASSGSFSSGGSHHGGGAASAPSRSYVPPSAGHSAGSSYSSGGSEPSTSYGAPARSYVPPGPQAHHVAPSAPAPSYSGSFSSGGPSGGFGSGGGDNGYNYPNPQRAYRF, encoded by the exons ATG AAATTGTTTGTTGTCGCCTTAGCATTGGTAGCTGTTGTTGCAGCTGATGTCTCCGAATTAGGATATAACTATCCTCAACCtggaggtggtggtggtggcggtggCCATGGCGGATCTCACGGCGGTGGCTCATTTGGAGGGGCACACAACGGTGGCGGTTCATTTGGAGGATCACACGGCGGTGGCGGTTCATTTGGAGGATCTCACGGCGGTGGTTCATTTGGTGGATCTCACGGTGGTGCCACCCATGGAGGTTCGTTCGGTGGATCTCATGGTGGCGGTTCTAAAGGTGGCTCATTTGGCGGATCTCATGGCGGTAGTTCCTTTGGTGGGTCCCACGGATCTGCTACTGCTCCCTCAAGATCATATGTCCCTCCAGCTGCTCCCTCCGCTCCATCCAGATCCTACGTTCCCCCATCTGCTCCTGGCCCAGCGCCATCATTCCATTCTGGCGGTAGTTCCCATCACGGAGGTTCGGCTTCTTCTGGATCATTCTCTTCTGGTGGATCTCATCATGGTGGTGGTGCTGCCTCTGCTCCTTCTCGTTCATATGTCCCACCATCAGCTGGTCATAGTGCAGGTTCCTCATACTCTAGCGGTGGTTCTGAACCATCGACCAGTTATGGTGCTCCTGCACGTTCATATGTCCCACCTGGACCTCAAGCCCATCATGTTGCACCATCAGCTCCAGCGCCTTCTTATTCCGGATCCTTTTCATCTGGTGGACCCTCCGGTGGTTTTGGTTCTGGTGGTGGTGATAATGGTTACAACTATCCCAATCCACAACGTGCCTACCGTTTCTAA
- the LOC142235867 gene encoding uncharacterized protein LOC142235867, with protein MVRTFTETKRVEFARNLEFNDNIHAKFFIVALALCASVYADVSELGYNYQQPAAAAPAPSYSAPAPSYSAPAPSYSAPAPSYSAPAPSYSAPAPSYSAPAPSYSAPAPSYSAPAAAPAPSYSAPAPAPSYSAPAPSYSAPAAAPAPSYSAPVAAPSHLYDAPAAAPAPSYSAPAPSYSAPAPSYSAPAPSYSAPAPSYSAPAPSYSAPAQSYSAPAAAPAPSYSAPAPSYSAPAPSYSAPAAAAESYASASSQGGYRYKTVRRVVTKHRA; from the exons ATGGTAAGAACCTTCACCGAAACAAAAAGAGTAGAATTTGCAAGAAATTTGGAGTTTAATGACAACATCCATGCT aaattcttCATTGTTGCTCTTGCCTTATGCGCCAGCGTATATGCTGATGTCTCAGAATTAGGCTATAACTATCAACAGCCTGCCGCTGCTGCTCCAGCTCCTTCTTACTCTGCACCTGCTCCATCTTACTCTGCCCCAGCTCCTTCTTACTCCGCACCTGCTCCATCCTATTCTGCCCCAGCTCCTTCTTACTCCGCACCTGCTCCATCCTATTCTGCCCCAGCTCCCTCTTACTCTGCCCCAGCTCCATCCTACTCCGCACCAGCTGCTGCTCCAGCTCCTTCATACTCTGCCCCAGCTCCAGCTCCATCCTACTCTGCTCCAGCCCCATCCTACTCTGCTCCAGCTGCTGCCCCAGCTCCTTCATACTCAGCCCCAGTTGCTGCTCCTTCTCACTTGTATGATGCTCCTGCTGCCGCCCCAGCTCCATCTTACTCCGCTCCAGCACCCTCCTACTCTGCCCCAGCTCCCTCATACTCTGCCCCAGCTCCCTCTTACTCTGCTCCAGCTCCCTCATACTCCGCACCAGCTCCTTCATACTCCGCACCAGCTCAATCATACTCCGCTCCAGCTGCTGCTCCAGCTCCCTCTTACTCTGCCCCAGCTCCCTCTTACTCCGCCCCAGCTCCATCTTACTCCGCTCCAGCTGCTGCTGCTGAATCTTATGCTTCTGCTTCCAGCCAAGGTGGTTACCGGTACAAGACTGTTCGCCGTGTTGTCACCAAACACCGTGCATAA